The DNA region CGCTGGCGCAAGCGGATCCCGCACAGGTGCCAACCCCGAACACCGGGTCGCGGCCACGCATTTGCCTGGCGCTCGGCGGTGGCGGCGCGCGCGGCGCTGCGCACGTAGGCGTACTCGAAGCCCTGCAGCAGCTGCGCATTCCGGTCGATTGCATCGCAGGCACGAGCGGTGGGGCCATCGTCGGCGGTCTGTACGCTTCCGGGTTCACCGCGCAGGAGCTGCAAGCGACATTGGAACGCCCGGACCTGCAGGCCAGCATGGCCGGCCAGCAGCCGCGCAGCCTGTTGTCCTACCCCGACAAGCAGTATCAGCTCGAGTATCTGCTGCACGTGGAGTTTGGCTATGCTCGCGGCCGGTTCTTTTTTCCGGAGGGCATCATCGCCGGCGGTGATCCGGAACGCATACTCAACGTGTTGACGCTTACCACGCAGCCGAATACAGATTTCAGCAAACTGCCCATTCCGTTCCGCGCCGTGGCCACCGACATCGACACCGGCGCCGAGGTGGTGCTGGATCACGGCAGCCTGGCCGAGGTCATGCGCGCCAGCATGTCGGTGCCCGGTGTGTATCCGCCCGTGCAGATGGACGGGCGCCTGCTTGTGGACGGCGGGCTGGTGGACAACTTGCCGGTGGACGTGGCCCGTCAGATGGGCGCGGACGTGGTGATCGCGGTCAACGTGAGCACGCCGCTCGCCAAGCCCGACAGCTTGAACAACGTCGTCGGGGTTTCCCTGCAGGTCATCATTCTGATGGGGAACCAAAACGTCACCCGTTCGATCGCCAGTCTGAAAGAAGGAGATGTCCTGATTCAGCCGGACCTGGGTGACATCAGCGCGGTGGATTTCAAGCGTGCCGCCGATGCCATCCGCATCGGGCGCGAAGCCGCGCTCAAGGCGCTTGCACCGCTGCACGACCTGCAGCTGTCTCCCCAGGCCTATGCGCAGTATCAGACGCAGCACCACCATGTACCGGAGGCGCTCGGCAACGTGGATTTTATCGAGATCCGCGGCAATCATTACATACCCACAGACATGATCCGCGCACGCATGGTGACGCAGGTGGGTGAACGCTGGGACTTCAAGCGCATTAACCGTGATCTGGAGCACGTATATCGCCTGAATTATTTCACCAAGGTGACGGCTTCCATCGGTCACCAGGGCGGCCGCACCGGTCTGGTCATCACGGTGGAAGAGAAGCCGTGGCAGCCAAACTACCTGTATTTCGGCCTGCGGATCGCGGATGATTTTGAAGGCGGTAGCGAGTACGGGTTGTTGTTTGGCTGGACGCGCACCGAGCTCAACGAGTTTGGCGGCGAATGGCGCAACCAGTTCCAGATTGGCACCGCGCGGCGCGTGTACACCGAACTTTACCAGCCGCTGGATTATTCGGGCGAGGTATTCGCCGCCCCACATGCCGAGTATCTGAATACGCTTTCTTACCTATACAGCGGTGAGGACTTGGTGGCGCAATACGGTACGCGTGTGATTCGCGGCGGATTCGATTTTGGCGGTGAATTCGGCAATCTTGCG from Gammaproteobacteria bacterium includes:
- a CDS encoding patatin-like phospholipase family protein produces the protein MCGSALAQADPAQVPTPNTGSRPRICLALGGGGARGAAHVGVLEALQQLRIPVDCIAGTSGGAIVGGLYASGFTAQELQATLERPDLQASMAGQQPRSLLSYPDKQYQLEYLLHVEFGYARGRFFFPEGIIAGGDPERILNVLTLTTQPNTDFSKLPIPFRAVATDIDTGAEVVLDHGSLAEVMRASMSVPGVYPPVQMDGRLLVDGGLVDNLPVDVARQMGADVVIAVNVSTPLAKPDSLNNVVGVSLQVIILMGNQNVTRSIASLKEGDVLIQPDLGDISAVDFKRAADAIRIGREAALKALAPLHDLQLSPQAYAQYQTQHHHVPEALGNVDFIEIRGNHYIPTDMIRARMVTQVGERWDFKRINRDLEHVYRLNYFTKVTASIGHQGGRTGLVITVEEKPWQPNYLYFGLRIADDFEGGSEYGLLFGWTRTELNEFGGEWRNQFQIGTARRVYTELYQPLDYSGEVFAAPHAEYLNTLSYLYSGEDLVAQYGTRVIRGGFDFGGEFGNLAELRFGPSYGHVISQPHVGASTLPNYHDTLGGLRLRFGLDSLQGDTGFPMSGSYLTLNGFWARDWLGSDVNYDKLELTGVQAFGDGTHSLVLTTDIGTSMHTQMPFYDEFTLGGFLSLSGLRNQQLRGQQVFSMHMIYLQRVGNLPSVLGNGWYVGVSLEGGNVWDSTQNISAHGLQYGSALFVGADTALGPVYLGTGFSQSGHQTFYLYIGLPFNLN